The following proteins are co-located in the Chryseobacterium daecheongense genome:
- a CDS encoding tetratricopeptide repeat protein, with protein sequence MSYIYKMLNFDEMRFQDSSKVIENKILKLFPDKPLTYNFIAYRLLSKSTSNLDSVEYYLNKASALSGKAPFEQKGSIYASFGDLYHRKGDLPKALDYYLKALSVFQKAQRELDILNMYKQLYTLYGYLNNKEKNVEYYNKYNLLRDKIGEKQKKAMAFALKKISDEEKVQHKSERIKIYTVSLIFIILLSALVIYFRKKYINKQKEKEKEILESTIVLD encoded by the coding sequence TTGAGCTATATTTATAAAATGCTCAACTTTGATGAGATGAGATTTCAGGATTCATCAAAAGTGATAGAAAATAAGATTTTAAAGCTTTTTCCGGATAAACCATTAACATATAATTTTATTGCGTATCGTTTACTAAGTAAAAGTACATCGAATCTGGATTCGGTTGAGTACTATTTGAATAAAGCATCTGCGCTCAGCGGTAAAGCACCATTTGAACAAAAAGGGTCTATATATGCTTCTTTTGGTGATTTATACCATAGAAAAGGCGATTTGCCAAAAGCATTAGATTATTATTTAAAGGCTCTTTCTGTATTTCAAAAAGCTCAGCGTGAGCTAGATATTCTAAACATGTATAAACAGCTTTATACTTTGTACGGATATTTGAATAATAAGGAAAAAAATGTTGAATATTATAATAAATATAACCTATTAAGAGATAAAATTGGTGAGAAGCAAAAAAAAGCAATGGCTTTTGCATTAAAGAAAATTTCTGATGAAGAAAAAGTGCAACATAAATCAGAAAGAATAAAGATCTATACGGTTTCATTGATTTTTATTATTTTACTTTCAGCTCTCGTTATTTACTTTAGGAAAAAATATATCAACAAACAAAAAGAAAAAGAAAAAGAGATTTTGGAATCCACTATAGTCTTGGATTAG
- a CDS encoding LuxR C-terminal-related transcriptional regulator produces the protein MKETDILKKKLNTSVEGLIEMARKQDPFFLARFNEVFPGFYDTLKTKFPQLNLKDFRFCALIRLNLTNQEIVEFENISSRTVENKKYRMKKKLNLSAEDDLYDWIQNLSE, from the coding sequence GTGAAAGAAACCGATATTTTAAAGAAAAAGTTAAATACAAGCGTTGAAGGACTAATAGAAATGGCAAGGAAACAGGATCCTTTTTTTCTCGCTCGCTTCAATGAAGTTTTTCCTGGTTTTTATGATACCCTTAAAACTAAATTTCCGCAGTTAAATTTAAAAGATTTTAGGTTTTGTGCTTTAATAAGATTGAATCTTACTAATCAAGAAATTGTAGAATTTGAAAATATCTCTTCAAGAACAGTAGAAAACAAAAAATATAGAATGAAAAAGAAATTAAATTTATCTGCTGAAGATGACCTTTATGATTGGATTCAAAATTTATCAGAATGA
- a CDS encoding SMI1/KNR4 family protein, giving the protein MKTTIIECEKKITIKDIQQLEENLHIEMPENLKKLYLKYNGGIIDINDQSYNFDSIKHGISTIEESIDSLQITEQHISKEYLPFATSPVGHFVCIYTASDKKKGQIFLFRYDELEPIFYNNSLEEFLNVDSIDDL; this is encoded by the coding sequence ATGAAAACAACGATTATAGAATGTGAAAAAAAAATAACAATAAAAGATATTCAGCAACTTGAAGAAAACCTTCATATTGAAATGCCGGAAAATCTTAAAAAATTATATTTAAAATACAACGGTGGAATCATTGATATTAATGATCAATCCTATAATTTCGACAGTATAAAGCATGGAATATCTACCATTGAAGAATCTATTGACAGCTTACAGATTACAGAGCAACATATCTCCAAAGAATATCTTCCTTTTGCTACTTCGCCTGTAGGACATTTTGTTTGTATTTATACTGCTTCTGATAAAAAGAAAGGGCAAATTTTCCTTTTTAGATATGATGAATTAGAACCGATTTTTTATAACAACTCCTTGGAAGAATTTCTTAATGTAGACTCAATAGATGACTTGTAA
- a CDS encoding TlpA disulfide reductase family protein encodes MKKLLVFILIINTILIMAQGKVLRTFPDMESKLDVHFPIENFKNKDGKPYPANYLEGKTSLINFWFSACAPCIQEIPVLNKIQQSLPSSNFIGITYDDAAKVKSFTSKHSYNFDQITDSGKELKEYLTIQRYPMSLIIGRDGKVKEVIGIVTEEKLPSILEKLK; translated from the coding sequence ATGAAAAAATTACTTGTATTTATTCTGATTATCAACACCATTTTAATAATGGCACAAGGGAAAGTATTAAGAACTTTTCCAGATATGGAATCTAAACTCGATGTACATTTCCCTATCGAAAATTTTAAAAATAAAGATGGAAAACCTTATCCGGCAAATTATTTAGAAGGAAAAACAAGTCTTATTAATTTTTGGTTTTCAGCTTGTGCTCCATGTATACAAGAAATTCCTGTTTTAAATAAAATTCAACAATCATTACCAAGTTCCAATTTTATTGGTATCACTTATGATGATGCTGCAAAAGTCAAATCATTTACTTCAAAACATTCATATAATTTTGATCAGATAACTGATTCTGGGAAGGAATTAAAGGAATATCTAACTATTCAAAGATATCCAATGTCTCTTATTATTGGTCGTGATGGTAAAGTTAAAGAAGTGATTGGTATTGTTACTGAAGAAAAACTTCCATCAATATTAGAAAAGTTGAAATAA
- a CDS encoding GLPGLI family protein, producing the protein MKLSILLTLYSCLLLAQGQRFIYNYTFANDSLNLQNKQNEFVALDVSKNGSIFYSQKVNEIDSTFKLRDPKAGSPKFLGYPYRDVLFHEVILDKKNSSPQLYYMGGPTRNYYEIQLDEPINWKILPDTKKIEIYNVQKAEAIINSRKWEVWFTKDIPIPTGPYIFSGLPGLIVSARDIKGSHIFELVSVHKLKEVDLDYLPMFQNKQMPSNNTKVTLNKKEFKKLLINNDDQFINNVIPSNNSQEEVVSSKFYDTSGNEMSKADYLRSQQEKRRAILKRNNNKLINDFKK; encoded by the coding sequence ATGAAATTAAGTATACTGCTAACCCTTTACTCATGCCTTCTATTAGCGCAAGGACAACGCTTTATATATAATTATACATTTGCCAACGATTCATTGAATTTACAGAATAAACAAAACGAATTTGTAGCTTTAGATGTATCTAAAAACGGCTCCATATTTTATAGTCAGAAAGTAAATGAAATTGATTCTACTTTCAAATTAAGAGATCCAAAGGCTGGCTCCCCAAAATTTTTGGGTTATCCATATAGAGATGTACTTTTCCATGAAGTTATACTGGATAAAAAAAATTCAAGTCCACAGCTTTATTATATGGGAGGACCTACAAGGAACTATTACGAAATTCAATTAGATGAACCTATTAATTGGAAAATATTACCCGACACCAAAAAAATTGAAATTTATAATGTCCAGAAGGCAGAAGCTATAATTAACAGCAGAAAGTGGGAAGTATGGTTTACTAAAGATATACCTATTCCTACAGGTCCCTATATTTTTTCGGGTTTACCTGGTTTAATAGTAAGTGCACGCGATATAAAAGGATCTCATATTTTTGAATTGGTAAGTGTACATAAGCTAAAGGAAGTTGACCTTGACTATTTACCGATGTTTCAGAATAAACAAATGCCAAGCAATAATACAAAAGTTACACTTAACAAAAAGGAGTTTAAGAAACTATTGATTAATAATGACGATCAATTTATCAACAATGTTATTCCAAGTAATAATTCACAAGAAGAAGTGGTATCGTCTAAGTTTTATGATACTTCAGGAAATGAAATGTCAAAGGCGGACTATTTGAGGAGCCAGCAAGAGAAACGTAGAGCTATACTTAAACGGAATAATAATAAGCTTATAAATGACTTTAAAAAATAA
- the gwsG gene encoding grasp-with-spasm system ATP-grasp peptide maturase, whose translation MVLIFSNKNDFTTNLVQDWLYYYGKKSVRINDSAQGVKYDLNGVSIIGNNGEEIEINAVDSCWYRKGRILKSPAIHDPISINEYQVIKEHIEFLLSAKNTIGNLRSDNMINKLIVLNIAKSVGLTIPNTYVLDNKKDLNDLLSSNPEKKFIIKMKTETCMFHFEDTAGIIYTNNLIKEDLKKFPSVFLPTLVQEKIDKYFEIRTFYLEGETWSMAIFSQNDEQTKDDYRKYNFNKPNRNTPFKIPAILEYKLSNLMAELNLQTGSIDWILSKDGQFYFLEINPTGQFSNLSMTCNYPLEKIIAEKL comes from the coding sequence ATGGTTCTCATTTTTTCTAATAAAAATGATTTTACAACCAATCTTGTACAAGATTGGTTGTACTATTATGGAAAGAAATCTGTTCGCATCAATGATAGTGCCCAAGGTGTAAAATATGATTTAAATGGTGTTAGTATAATCGGTAATAATGGTGAAGAAATAGAAATAAATGCTGTAGATTCTTGTTGGTATAGAAAGGGAAGAATTCTTAAATCTCCGGCTATTCATGATCCAATATCAATTAACGAATACCAGGTTATAAAAGAGCATATAGAATTTCTGTTAAGTGCAAAAAATACAATTGGAAATTTGAGAAGTGACAATATGATTAACAAGTTAATTGTATTGAATATTGCAAAAAGTGTTGGCCTTACCATTCCTAATACTTATGTTCTGGATAATAAAAAAGATCTTAATGATCTTTTATCATCAAATCCTGAGAAAAAATTTATTATTAAGATGAAAACGGAAACCTGTATGTTTCATTTCGAAGATACCGCGGGGATTATTTATACCAATAATCTGATCAAAGAAGATCTTAAAAAATTTCCGTCAGTTTTTTTGCCAACATTAGTGCAGGAAAAAATTGATAAGTATTTCGAAATACGTACTTTTTATTTAGAAGGTGAAACCTGGTCTATGGCTATATTCTCACAAAATGATGAACAAACTAAAGATGATTATCGAAAATATAATTTTAATAAACCAAATAGAAACACACCATTTAAAATCCCTGCAATATTAGAATATAAACTTTCTAATCTTATGGCAGAATTAAACCTTCAAACAGGTTCCATAGATTGGATTTTGTCAAAAGATGGACAGTTCTATTTTCTTGAAATAAATCCTACAGGACAATTTTCGAATCTCTCTATGACTTGTAATTACCCCTTAGAAAAGATAATAGCAGAAAAACTATGA